A stretch of DNA from Lycium ferocissimum isolate CSIRO_LF1 chromosome 4, AGI_CSIRO_Lferr_CH_V1, whole genome shotgun sequence:
GGAAAGGTCTTCCAATAATAATAGGAATATCTCAATCAACAGCATAATAAATAATCACGAAATATGCCGGTAGAAGGAATTCGCCAACCCGAACAagcatatcatcaacaaccCCAACTGGCCTCTTTATTGATCTAATCAGCCATCTGCAGTTGCATGCTAGTAGGTATAGGCATTCCCAACCACGATTGCCTGTAGATAGAAAGCGACATTAGGTTAATGCTATCCCCATTATCACAGAGagcacgagcaaaatcatgATGGCTAACAGTGCACGGAATAATAAAAGCCCCTGGATCCTCTTTCTTCTGAACTCTGGTTGTAGATATGACAGAACTAACATGGTGAGTCACACTTACTGTGTCACGTTTGACTAGCCTCTTCTTGttcaataaatattttaaatacttGGCAAAACCCGGCATCTCTTGGAAGGTATCAAGAAATGGAATATTCATCGATAGTTGCTTCAGTTGATCATAGAAACGCCGACACTTAGCATCCTCAGTCCTCTTCaccaacctctgaggaaagAGAGGTTAAGATTTTATCAATTGAGTTAAGGGCCTAAATGCCCCAGTAACCTTACCTTTTCATTTGTCACTGCTCACATTTTGAGCCTTTGGAACATCTGGAACAGGATCAACTTCAACTACATTCGAAATTTCATCTTGCACTTCCTCAACCTCACTTGGCACCTCAAATGGTACCTCTGTAACTGCTTCTTCTATAGGCCCTTTTTCAGCTGCTTTTGCACCTGCGCCTTGAAGTAGTTTTCCACTTTGGGTGGTAATGGCATGGCACTTTGCTATTGAATCTCCACCCCCACTTTTTGGATTAGGAACTGTATCACTTGGGAGACCTCCCTTTTGTGGAGGGTATTGTTCTCTCGAAATATCTCTCATCTGTGACTCGAGCTTTTGTATGGAAGCAGTGTGAGAGCCCACAGTTTTGGTCAACCCCTTCAAGGTTTTTTCGGACTTCTCTTGGTTGGCGAGCACCCTCTCGAGCATGGTCTCTAGCTTATAACCTCGGTGCTCATTCGATTGACCCTTTGGCGGAACATAGGGATTAGAACTCATATTTTCGAAGTTATTGATGTAGTTGTAGTTCCCTTCGTTCGAACCACCATAATCATTGTGCCCATACTGGCTACCTTGCCCCTGCTGAGGTCTCTACTGATTCTAATTATGATAACCCGCTTGGTAATTCTGACTTTGTTAACCCCCTTGAGAGTTATtcacataattagcatcttcatATTGCATAGGAGGTCCCTCTTTATATGGACCCTCAGGAGCGTGGTACATTCCTTTTCGGCAAAGTCTGCACATCTTCAACGGCATTCACTTTCTTAGTTTCTTTGTCATCTAACCTCTTCGTCAACAAAGTAATGTTGGTTGCAAACTTGGCTTGAGTTTGTTATGTCTCTTGGTTATCTTTCACAATATTGTTGATTAACAGCGCCCCATACGCTACACAATCAGCACCACCCTAATGCCATGCTTGATTATGAGTAGTCAATCTATCAGGCAATTGAGGCCaattttccttttccctttccCCTTTGCATGACTCCATCACAACATGGGACATAAGCCCAATACCCATACTTCTATCGAGTTCAAAATtgattgaaggcccaaccatgggtgaaaatggcaactGGTGGGCTCGGTAGGCCCACTAGCCTAACTCCctctttatttgcatatgtatttgtatatacaCTTGTAAGAATGCTTATGCTATTGGAACCCGATATGGTTGTGAACTAGTCACTCTAAGGAAATGATAGGACCTGATACtattttaaaaaaccaaaactCGGAATTTATGATCATGCTCTTTGAAGATTgggaacaaagaaaaaaaaattaattttataaaccGAGACTCGAAAACTGGAAATTTGACTCGGCCTGGTATGTTTatacatttgtttttttttttttttaaaataaaaataaaattgatgttTAAGTTGGAAATTGGAGCAGTTTGTCGTAGTTAGTTTTTGAACCAAATGCACAACCTAACTTTCTCTTGAATTTAAAGGTTGTAAACTGCAAAGGAGCAGAAATTGATTTCAAAAAATCACAAGTGTTGAAATGGGTTTTCAAAACAACTTAAGgacttttaaatcttttgggccaagcccaacctTAAGTTAAACAAATAGGGGAAATacacttaaattttaattttaaggaAAAGATTTTAAAGTAGTATATGGCTAACCTTCAAATTGACTAAAAATGGATAAATTGCATCTTGAAAGAAAGCACTTTTCCACATTTGTATAAACCCATGACATAGTTGCAAAGGAGATATATTCAAGcttttcaataaaatttataaggaCTAAA
This window harbors:
- the LOC132054312 gene encoding uncharacterized protein LOC132054312, with amino-acid sequence MSSNPYVPPKGQSNEHRGYKLETMLERVLANQEKSEKTLKGLTKTVGSHTASIQKLESQMRDISREQYPPQKGGLPSDTVPNPKSGGGDSIAKCHAITTQSGKLLQGAGAKAAEKGPIEEAVTEVPFEVPSEVEEVQDEISNVVEVDPVPDVPKAQNRLVKRTEDAKCRRFYDQLKQLSMNIPFLDTFQEMPGFAKYLKYLLNKKRLVKRDTVSVTHHVSSVISTTRVQKKEDPGAFIIPCTVSHHDFARALCDNGDSINLMSLSIYRQSWLGMPIPTSMQLQMAD